A DNA window from Mycolicibacter hiberniae contains the following coding sequences:
- the egtA gene encoding ergothioneine biosynthesis glutamate--cysteine ligase EgtA, with the protein MGFAAATQLSRGDEPCLGGPELSGASDAADYIIQRCLTDAPHGRVGLEIEAHCFDPADPHRRPGWAEIGDVLRHVPELPGGSAVTVEPGGAVELSGPPLDGALAAIEAMTADQAVLRSTFADAGLGLVQLGADPLRPTGRVNPGERYAAMEQFFAASHTGSAGAAMMTATASVQVNLDAGARAGWADRVRLAHALGPTMVAIAANSPLLSGVFSGWCSTRQRVWSRLDSARCGPVLGLDGTDPATDWARYALKAPVMLVHTPEAIPVSRYVPFADWADGRIRLGGRRAGIEDLDYHLTTLFPPVRPRGWLEIRYLDSVGDTLWPALVFMLATLLDDPAAANSAAEAVEPVATAWDVAARVGLGDPRLHAAAGHCVRLAAERAPESLREGMQRLAAMVERGRCPADDVTQHAAEAGVPALVTRLARGQS; encoded by the coding sequence ATGGGTTTCGCCGCGGCGACGCAATTGTCCCGCGGCGATGAACCGTGCCTGGGCGGGCCGGAACTGTCGGGTGCTTCCGACGCGGCCGACTACATCATCCAACGTTGCCTCACCGACGCCCCGCATGGCCGGGTAGGCCTGGAAATCGAGGCACACTGCTTCGACCCGGCCGATCCGCACCGGCGCCCCGGTTGGGCCGAGATCGGTGACGTCTTGCGTCACGTTCCGGAATTACCCGGAGGAAGTGCCGTCACCGTCGAACCGGGCGGCGCGGTGGAACTCTCCGGCCCGCCGTTGGACGGTGCCCTCGCCGCGATCGAGGCGATGACCGCCGATCAGGCGGTGCTGCGGTCCACGTTCGCCGACGCCGGGCTCGGTCTGGTGCAACTGGGCGCCGACCCGCTGCGGCCAACCGGGCGGGTCAACCCGGGCGAGCGTTACGCCGCCATGGAACAGTTCTTCGCCGCCAGTCACACCGGTTCGGCTGGAGCGGCGATGATGACGGCGACGGCGTCCGTCCAAGTCAATCTGGACGCCGGCGCCCGGGCGGGTTGGGCTGACCGGGTCCGGCTGGCCCACGCGCTGGGACCGACGATGGTCGCGATCGCCGCGAACTCGCCGCTGCTCAGCGGTGTCTTCTCCGGTTGGTGCTCCACTCGGCAGCGGGTGTGGAGCCGGCTGGATTCGGCCCGCTGCGGTCCGGTCCTGGGCCTTGACGGCACCGACCCCGCCACCGACTGGGCGCGCTACGCGCTCAAGGCGCCGGTCATGCTGGTGCACACACCCGAAGCGATTCCGGTCAGCAGGTACGTGCCGTTCGCCGACTGGGCCGACGGGCGGATTCGCCTCGGCGGGCGCCGCGCCGGCATCGAAGACCTCGACTACCACCTGACCACCCTGTTCCCGCCGGTGCGCCCGCGGGGCTGGCTGGAGATCCGTTACCTCGACAGCGTCGGCGACACGCTCTGGCCGGCGCTGGTCTTTATGCTGGCCACCCTGCTCGACGACCCCGCCGCCGCCAACAGTGCCGCCGAAGCCGTCGAACCCGTCGCAACTGCCTGGGATGTCGCCGCGCGAGTCGGCCTGGGCGACCCGCGGCTGCATGCGGCCGCCGGGCACTGCGTTCGCCTGGCGGCCGAGCGGGCGCCGGAGTCGCTGCGCGAGGGTATGCAACGGCTGGCCGCCATGGTCGAGCGCGGCCGCTGCCCGGCCGACGACGTCACCCAGCACGCGGCCGAGGCCGGCGTCCCGGCTCTGGTGACCCGGTTGGCCCGCGGACAGTCATGA
- a CDS encoding sensor domain-containing protein, whose product MRVVLGLVAAGGAVAPVAGAGPSEPGVVSYAVLPRGSVGNIVGSPMTFEAVSGEPFQAFWVDDPACNNWADIGLPEVFNDPDLASFNSAVTQTSATDQGHFVKQAVGVFASNEAATGAFRRVVDRTVGCSGRTTAMHLASGVTQVWAFGGGPATATDAAWTKQEAGTARRCFNQTRLRANVLLQAKVCQSGNAGPAVNVLAGAMQNSLGQ is encoded by the coding sequence CTGCGGGTGGTGCTGGGCCTGGTTGCCGCCGGCGGGGCGGTCGCTCCGGTGGCCGGCGCCGGCCCCTCGGAGCCGGGCGTGGTGTCCTATGCGGTACTGCCCCGGGGTTCGGTGGGCAACATCGTCGGCTCCCCGATGACGTTCGAGGCCGTCTCGGGCGAGCCGTTCCAGGCGTTCTGGGTCGACGACCCGGCGTGCAACAACTGGGCTGACATCGGCCTGCCCGAGGTCTTCAACGATCCTGACCTGGCGTCCTTCAACAGCGCCGTCACCCAGACGTCGGCCACCGATCAGGGCCATTTCGTCAAGCAGGCGGTGGGGGTGTTCGCCAGCAACGAGGCGGCCACCGGCGCCTTCCGCCGTGTCGTGGACCGAACCGTGGGCTGCTCGGGCCGGACCACCGCGATGCACCTGGCGAGTGGAGTCACGCAGGTCTGGGCATTCGGCGGCGGACCGGCCACCGCAACCGACGCGGCCTGGACCAAGCAGGAGGCCGGCACCGCCCGGCGCTGTTTCAACCAGACCCGATTGCGGGCCAATGTGTTGCTGCAAGCCAAAGTCTGCCAGTCGGGCAACGCCGGCCCGGCGGTGAATGTGCTGGCCGGCGCCATGCAGAACTCTTTGGGTCAGTAA
- a CDS encoding catalase — MTEHHTTTDAGIPAPSDDESLTVGPDGPILLQDHYLIEQMAMFNRERIPERQPHAKGGGAYGRFEVTADVTRYTRAAVFAPGARTETLTRFSTVAGERGSPDTWRDPRGFATKFYTSEGNFDMVGNNTPIFFLRDPLKFQHFIRSQKRRAANNLRDHNMQWDFWTLSPESAHQVTWLMGDRGIPKSWRQMNGYSSHTYSWINAAGEIFWVKYHFISDQGVECLTQDEADRLAGVDADYHQRDLYDAIERGEHPSWTLKMQIMPFEEAKTYRYNPFDLTKVWPHGDYPLIDVGKLTLDRNVTDYHSEIEQAAFQPNNTVPGTGLSPDKMLLARGFSYADAHRARIGTNYSQLPVNAPKVEVHSYSKDGAMRFVNATDPVYAPNSMGGPKADPARAAEVRWYSDGDMVRAAYTLRPDDDDFSQARTLVRDVLDDDERKRLAANIIGHVSAGVTEPVLSRVFEYWHNVDPDLGSAVEAGVRANLA, encoded by the coding sequence ATGACCGAGCACCACACCACCACCGATGCCGGAATTCCGGCGCCCAGCGACGACGAATCGCTGACCGTCGGCCCGGACGGGCCCATTCTGTTGCAAGACCACTATCTGATCGAGCAGATGGCGATGTTCAACCGGGAGCGGATCCCGGAACGGCAGCCGCATGCCAAGGGCGGTGGAGCGTATGGGCGTTTCGAAGTCACCGCGGACGTCACCCGCTACACCAGGGCGGCGGTCTTTGCGCCCGGCGCCAGGACCGAAACCCTGACCCGGTTCTCCACCGTCGCGGGCGAGCGGGGCAGCCCCGACACCTGGCGGGACCCGCGCGGTTTCGCGACCAAGTTCTACACCTCGGAGGGCAACTTCGACATGGTCGGCAACAACACGCCGATCTTTTTCCTGCGTGATCCGCTGAAGTTCCAGCACTTCATCCGTTCCCAGAAGCGCCGCGCGGCCAACAATCTGCGCGACCACAACATGCAGTGGGACTTTTGGACGCTGTCACCCGAATCCGCCCACCAGGTCACCTGGTTGATGGGTGATCGCGGGATTCCGAAAAGCTGGCGCCAGATGAACGGCTACTCCAGCCATACCTACAGCTGGATCAACGCGGCCGGCGAGATCTTCTGGGTGAAATACCACTTCATCAGCGATCAGGGCGTTGAGTGTCTTACGCAGGACGAGGCCGACCGGCTGGCCGGCGTTGACGCCGACTACCACCAGCGTGACCTCTACGACGCGATCGAGCGCGGCGAGCATCCGAGTTGGACGCTGAAGATGCAGATCATGCCGTTTGAGGAGGCGAAGACCTATCGCTACAACCCATTCGATCTCACCAAGGTCTGGCCGCACGGCGACTACCCGCTGATCGATGTGGGCAAGCTGACGCTGGACCGCAACGTCACCGACTATCACAGCGAGATCGAGCAGGCGGCGTTTCAGCCCAACAACACGGTTCCCGGAACCGGCTTGAGCCCGGACAAGATGCTGCTGGCCCGAGGTTTCTCCTACGCCGACGCCCACCGGGCCCGGATCGGGACGAACTACAGTCAATTGCCGGTCAACGCACCGAAAGTCGAGGTGCACAGCTATTCCAAAGACGGTGCCATGCGGTTCGTCAACGCGACGGACCCGGTGTACGCGCCGAACTCGATGGGCGGTCCCAAGGCCGACCCGGCCCGGGCCGCCGAAGTCCGGTGGTACTCCGACGGGGATATGGTGCGCGCCGCCTACACCCTGCGCCCCGACGACGACGATTTCAGCCAGGCGCGCACCCTGGTCCGTGACGTCCTCGACGACGATGAACGCAAGCGGTTGGCGGCCAACATCATTGGGCACGTCTCGGCGGGTGTCACCGAACCGGTGCTGTCGCGGGTATTCGAATACTGGCACAACGTCGACCCCGATCTGGGCAGCGCGGTCGAGGCCGGGGTGCGGGCCAACCTTGCTTGA